A window of Mercenaria mercenaria strain notata chromosome 16, MADL_Memer_1, whole genome shotgun sequence contains these coding sequences:
- the LOC123543535 gene encoding uncharacterized protein LOC123543535 — MKTNGKNPGKNVKGQKSRAKNHHKGSVVVEYITDAEKRAQTTYNRKPTILKKIQELSTMTKEEFSLDWKTESGVCGNWKSKGCSIGNTSTPHTPVETAAVALEELQPSSSLVYPDPPEVPEEEAIHEGEKTKCDICHRMSASNKKKRPVAQLRVQEEM; from the exons ATG AAAACAAATGGCAAAAACCCTGGAAAGAATGTAAAGGGTCAAAAATCAAGAGCAAAAAACCACCATAAAGGATCAGTGGTAGTGGAATACATAACTGATGCTGAGAAAAGGGCACAGACTACGTATAATAGGAAGCCTACAATTCTTAAAAAG ATTCAAGAGTTGTCTACTATGACAAAAGAAGAATTTAGTCTAGACTGGAAGACTGAATCAGGTGTCTGTGGCAATTGGAAAAGTAAGGGATGTTCAATAG GGAATACTAGTACACCGCATACACCAGTCGAAACAGCGGCAGTGGCACTTGAGGAGTTGCAGCCTTCATCCTCTTTGGTATACCCAGACCCGCCAGAAGTACCAGAAGAGGAAGCTATTCACGAAGGGGAAAAAACAAAATGTGACATTTGTCACAGAATGTCCgcttctaataaaaaaaaaagacctgtGGCTCAATTGCGAGTACAGGAAGAAATGTGA